Proteins encoded within one genomic window of Cucumis sativus cultivar 9930 chromosome 3, Cucumber_9930_V3, whole genome shotgun sequence:
- the LOC101212244 gene encoding probable receptor-like protein kinase At1g11050, with protein sequence MQRRQQMIKILSTFLLLCLLSITSTSAATPIANPICPMDLNYILRIPWNATDCQNPFFQTTAQSAMNDTSKIPCCQTLLSLFGIALAQHLKETSLFNLPDLPTSNSCLRDYQSKLSSLSLPDDLVSHCFDPLQFVISANVCAGIQTTQDWVSKLGQNSPLDSGCKSELVGPGCDACLAAGLKVQTILTGIDGNKSHSMDCFYFAVLYAAGIVNESGPEGDPALDCIFNLPLNIEKDSKSKHSALVYGLTAAAIGILVVFVLMGIGFWFFKWKKLAEKSSLECDVELDEQGSRPHARPNTGSIWFKIQELEKATDNFSSKNFIGRGGFGLVYKGTLPDGSMVAVKKVIESDFQGNAEFCNEVEIISHLKHRNLVPLRGCCVIDGDDGYDERVSERYLVYDYMPNGNLDDYLFPIPFDQVGTVKKSLTWPQRKNIILDVAKGLAYLHYGVKPAIYHRDIKATNILLDADMRARVADFGLAKQSREGQSHLTTRVAGTHGYLAPEYALYGQLTEKSDVYSFGVVVLEIMCGRKALDFSLSSSPRAFLITDWAWSLVKAGKIGDTVDPSLLKDGDSSNSNPRAIMERFIAVGILCSHVMVALRPTIMEALKMLEGDIEVPQISDRPVPYGHPSFVGDGSNFSISPTLSGHQLHNGDMLR encoded by the coding sequence ATGCAAAGACGGCAACAAATGATCAAGATTTTGAGTaccttccttcttctttgtttacTCTCTATAACTTCAACCTCAGCAGCCACTCCAATCGCAAACCCCATATGCCCAATGGACCTTAACTATATCCTCAGAATCCCTTGGAATGCGACTGATTGCCAAAACCCCTTCTTTCAGACAACTGCCCAATCCGCCATGAATGATACCTCCAAAATCCCTTGTTGTCAAACCCTTTTGTCGTTGTTTGGAATTGCTTTGGCCCAACACCTCAAAGAGACTTCTCTTTTCAATCTCCCAGACCTCCCTACATCCAATTCCTGCCTTCGCGATTACCAATCGAAGCTCTCCTCGCTTTCCCTTCCCGATGACCTTGTATCCCATTGCTTTGATCCTTTGCAATTTGTGATATCTGCTAATGTCTGTGCTGGGATTCAAACTACTCAAGATTGGGTTTCGAAACTTGGTCAGAACTCGCCGCTTGATTCTGGGTGTAAGTCAGAACTGGTTGGTCCTGGTTGTGATGCTTGTCTCGCCGCTGGTTTGAAAGTTCAGACTATTTTGACTGGAATTGATGGTAATAAATCTCATTCTATGGATTGCTTTTACTTTGCTGTTCTTTATGCTGCTGGCATTGTTAATGAGTCTGGCCCTGAGGGCGACCCTGCATTAGATTGCATATTTAATTTGCCACTGAATATTGAAAAGGATTCAAAAAGTAAACACTCTGCTCTAGTTTATGGTCTTACTGCTGCTGCTATTGgaattttggttgtttttgttCTGATGGGAATAggattttggtttttcaaatggaaaaaactGGCTGAGAAGTCTAGTTTAGAGTGTGATGTGGAGTTGGATGAACAAGGATCTAGGCCACATGCTAGGCCAAACACCGGATCAATTTGGTTTAAGATTCAGGAGCTTGAGAAGGCAACTGAtaacttttcttcaaaaaactTCATCGGGAGAGGTGGGTTTGGTTTAGTTTACAAAGGGACATTACCTGATGGAAGTATGGTGGCAGTCAAGAAAGTAATTGAATCAGATTTTCAAGGCAATGCAGAGTTTTGCAATGAGGTTGAAATAATCAGTCATTTGAAGCATAGAAATCTTGTTCCACTTAGAGGTTGTTGTGTCATCGATGGGGATGACGGTTATGATGAGAGAGTCAGTGAGAGATACCTTGTTTATGATTACATGCCGAATGGAAATCTTGATGATTATTTGTTCCCTATACCATTTGATCAAGTTGGAACtgttaaaaaatcattgacGTGGCCTCAAAGgaagaatattattttggatgtAGCAAAAGGCTTAGCTTATCTGCATTATGGAGTGAAACCTGCCATATATCACAGAGATATCAAGGCGACAAACATATTGCTAGATGCAGATATGAGAGCAAGAGTGGCGGATTTCGGGCTTGCCAAACAGAGCAGGGAAGGACAGTCTCATCTAACAACTCGAGTTGCAGGAACTCATGGTTATTTAGCCCCTGAATACGCACTTTATGGACAACTAACTGAGAAGAGTGATGTTTATAGCTTTGGAGTAGTTGTTTTGGAGATAATGTGTGGGAGAAAAGCTCTTGATTTCTCTTTGTCGTCATCACCACGTGCGTTCCTGATCACAGATTGGGCTTGGTCCTTGGTGAAAGCTGGAAAGATAGGAGATACTGTAGATCCTTCTCTACTGAAAGATGGAGACTCTTCTAACTCAAATCCTAGAGCCATTATGGAGAGATTCATTGCAGTTGGAATTTTATGTTCTCATGTGATGGTGGCTTTGAGACCCACCATTATGGAAGCTTTGAAAATGTTGGAAGGTGACATTGAAGTTCCCCAAATTTCTGATCGGCCGGTGCCTTATGGGCATCCTTCATTCGTTGGTGATGGCAGCAACTTCAGTATATCACCGACATTAAGTGGACATCAATTGCATAACGGTGATATGCTCAGATGA